A section of the Methanosarcina mazei S-6 genome encodes:
- a CDS encoding 4-phosphopantoate--beta-alanine ligase, with protein MTDIPHDHPRYESLLAREKVAAGVKMGITSIQGLIAQGRGESFDYLIGERSTESALYAERAAVAALLLAENPVISVNGNVAALAPDKVVTLADITGARIEVNLFHRTDTRVHLIIEQLKASGAAEVLGKNPDASLELSHDRRLVSSKGIYTADVVLVPLEDGDRCEKLVEMGKTVITIDLNPLSRTSKTATISIVDNLTRALGNMAKFAQEMKKERKEELVKLITTYDNKRTLSEAISEIQEHLKTMAAETGY; from the coding sequence ATGACAGATATACCGCACGACCACCCGAGGTACGAATCCCTGCTCGCCCGTGAAAAGGTTGCAGCAGGGGTAAAAATGGGAATTACAAGTATCCAGGGACTTATTGCCCAGGGTAGAGGCGAGAGTTTTGATTACCTTATTGGTGAAAGAAGCACAGAGTCCGCCCTGTATGCAGAGAGAGCTGCAGTTGCTGCGCTTCTCCTCGCTGAGAATCCGGTAATTTCAGTAAATGGTAATGTTGCAGCCCTGGCACCTGATAAAGTAGTTACCCTTGCAGATATCACCGGAGCCAGGATTGAAGTAAACCTTTTCCACAGGACTGACACACGGGTACATCTCATAATAGAACAGCTGAAAGCAAGCGGGGCTGCTGAGGTGCTTGGAAAGAACCCGGATGCGAGCCTTGAACTCTCACACGACAGAAGGCTTGTGAGCAGCAAAGGGATCTATACCGCAGATGTCGTGCTCGTCCCCCTGGAAGACGGAGACCGCTGCGAGAAGCTTGTAGAGATGGGAAAGACTGTGATAACAATCGACCTGAACCCTCTTTCACGGACCTCGAAAACAGCCACGATATCTATTGTTGACAACCTTACGCGAGCCCTTGGAAATATGGCAAAATTCGCGCAGGAAATGAAAAAGGAAAGGAAAGAAGAGCTTGTGAAGCTGATAACCACCTACGATAATAAAAGGACCCTTTCCGAAGCGATTTCCGAAATCCAGGAACACCTCAAGACCATGGCCGCAGAAACAGGGTACTGA
- a CDS encoding amidohydrolase family protein has translation MADIIIKNAYVLTMDPDAGDIKKGTVVIEDGKITEIGVKTKESADTVIDAKGSVVMPGLVNTHTHAAMTLFRGYADDLQLAEWLEKHIWPAEAQLTAEDVYRGSLLACLEMIRSGTTSFADMYFFMDETAKAVEASGLRASLSHGLIELWNEEKGENDLKEGKRFVRAWQGAAKGRIKTMYGPHAPNTCSDEFLAKVKEAARQDGAGLHIHVLETEAELLAMKERYGKCSVHMLDDIGFFGPDVLAAHCVWLSDGDIEVLREKGVNVSHNPISNMKLASGTAPVYKMLERGVNVSLGTDGCASNNNLDLFEEMKTAALLHKLSTCNPTALPARQVLQMATVNGAKALGTETGMLKTGMKADMIIVDMKKPHLTPCFDVPSHLVYSAGGSDVRTTIVDGKILMQDYRVMVLDEQKVIEEAQKAAEELVARVNS, from the coding sequence ATGGCTGACATAATAATAAAAAATGCTTATGTTTTAACAATGGACCCTGACGCAGGAGATATTAAAAAAGGGACTGTTGTTATTGAAGATGGAAAAATCACGGAAATAGGAGTGAAAACAAAAGAAAGTGCCGATACCGTGATTGACGCAAAAGGCTCTGTAGTGATGCCGGGGCTTGTAAATACGCATACCCATGCAGCAATGACCCTCTTCCGGGGTTATGCCGACGACCTTCAGCTTGCAGAATGGCTCGAGAAGCATATCTGGCCTGCCGAAGCCCAGCTTACGGCAGAAGATGTTTACAGAGGAAGCCTGCTCGCGTGCCTTGAAATGATCAGATCCGGGACGACCTCATTTGCAGATATGTACTTCTTTATGGACGAGACTGCAAAGGCTGTAGAGGCATCCGGACTCAGGGCTTCGCTTTCTCACGGTCTAATCGAACTCTGGAACGAAGAAAAAGGGGAAAATGACCTGAAAGAAGGAAAACGCTTTGTACGCGCCTGGCAGGGAGCAGCGAAAGGCAGGATAAAAACAATGTACGGCCCTCATGCTCCGAATACCTGTTCTGATGAGTTTCTTGCAAAGGTGAAGGAGGCAGCCAGACAGGACGGAGCGGGGCTTCACATTCATGTCCTGGAAACCGAAGCCGAACTCCTGGCAATGAAAGAAAGGTACGGGAAATGCTCGGTACATATGCTCGATGATATCGGGTTTTTCGGTCCAGACGTGCTTGCCGCCCACTGTGTGTGGCTTTCTGACGGGGATATAGAGGTCTTAAGGGAAAAAGGGGTAAATGTGTCCCATAATCCCATAAGCAATATGAAACTGGCTTCCGGAACCGCTCCCGTGTATAAGATGCTCGAAAGAGGAGTAAATGTCAGCCTCGGGACTGACGGCTGTGCCTCAAACAACAACCTTGACCTGTTTGAAGAAATGAAAACTGCTGCCCTTCTCCACAAACTGAGCACATGCAACCCCACTGCCCTTCCTGCCCGCCAGGTGCTGCAGATGGCAACCGTTAATGGAGCAAAGGCTCTTGGAACGGAAACCGGCATGTTGAAGACCGGAATGAAGGCAGACATGATCATAGTTGACATGAAAAAACCGCACCTCACTCCCTGTTTTGACGTGCCATCCCATCTTGTGTACTCTGCAGGAGGAAGCGATGTCAGGACAACAATCGTGGACGGAAAAATCCTTATGCAGGACTACAGAGTTATGGTGCTGGACGAGCAGAAAGTCATCGAAGAAGCCCAAAAAGCCGCAGAAGAGCTGGTAGCAAGGGTAAATTCCTGA
- a CDS encoding PAS domain S-box protein, which translates to MDEKLRTSGVQVIGDIAWGTHFCQFYRTQEELVNVVCPYLKAGLEGNELCIWALPRDFETKKEAEGPLRRTIPKLDIYLEKGQMEIISYKDRYAEKEIPDSKKALGNLIKKADYALLNGYSGLRLVQDTSWLKNDWKNLTGYEEELDIAIENRRITALCTYSSGKFDTDETIYAALSHRFVLVKKEGNWEKVENPRLKKAEERVIQPSGEVETKTEEENENLKKLLEERTVELTEAYKSLKVNEKQFLQIRKMTHIGNWKWDILTGELHWSDEVYRIFGRDPERFKATCDAFLGSVHPDDREYLINSIKKDFDEQFRNIDYRIVLPDGEERTVRTRVEITFDEENQPVRAEGIVQDITELKRIEKALQEREEQYRAFFENSMDAVLFASPDGTIHAANKAACKTFGMTEKEIIRAGRNGIVDQSDPRLKPSLEERNSTGRFKGEINHKRKDGTIFPGEVSTALFKDKNGLMKIVIIIRDITERKKAEEVLRKSEEHYRMLFTNMTEAFFLGEIILDRDGKPYDYRFLEVNPAFEFHAGVKGEKVLGRSHLEVFQKADPTVIEKYGQVASSGKPAHFEFFTHLTNRFLDIYAFSPEKGKFAAIFRDITGRKKIEEKTRQRAEEMETLMEVTPVAIWIGHDPQCHNITGNRMANELYESEVGENVSVNSNPVRRFFKNGHELTVDELPMQKAALKDINVRDEEIDVLLPSGELRTLLGSASPLHDADGNVRGSISASIDITQRKKTETELKETLDNLENLVKGRTEELEKAYSSLKESEKRLAEAQKMAHIGNWDWDLVTNKIYASDEMCRIFGLGPQEFDANYEAFLNYVHPADRDHINAVYRAVLNGKELVGMDYRIISANGQERVVHGQGEVTFDRENIPVRIRGTVQDITERKRTEKALELSEERYRIIAEQTGQLVYDYNVEEDTADWAGNIEEITGYNPDKFRNMNLQSLISLIHPEDEKKFLEKYERFRTYGGTYRSEYRFKKENGEYIYVEDQGVGLKDEKGEIKRILGTIKDITERKKAEKSLANIEAARKREIHHRIKNNLQVISSLLDLQAEKFKNKKNTGDVDVLTALKESQDRVMSIALIHEKLHESKGTDKLDFSPYLMKLVESLFQTYNLGNKDLSLDMDLEENIFFNIDVAVPLGLIVNEIVSNSLKYAFRDRDRGTIRIKLCREENEKPEHQKHENSKGDRKSSINNFILAISDNGAGLPEKLNVENASTLGLQIINILVEQLDGKIELSRSSGTEFTIRFPIA; encoded by the coding sequence ATGGATGAAAAACTAAGGACTTCTGGAGTTCAGGTTATCGGAGATATTGCCTGGGGCACACATTTCTGCCAGTTCTACCGGACGCAGGAAGAACTGGTGAATGTAGTATGTCCTTATTTGAAAGCCGGACTGGAAGGTAACGAACTTTGCATATGGGCTTTGCCGCGAGATTTTGAGACGAAAAAAGAAGCAGAAGGACCTCTGAGAAGAACTATTCCCAAACTTGATATTTATCTGGAAAAAGGACAGATGGAAATAATTTCTTACAAAGACCGGTATGCAGAAAAAGAGATTCCTGACTCAAAAAAAGCCCTGGGAAACTTGATTAAAAAAGCAGATTATGCTTTGCTTAATGGCTATAGTGGTCTGAGACTGGTTCAGGACACTTCATGGCTGAAAAATGACTGGAAGAACCTCACCGGTTATGAAGAAGAACTGGACATTGCCATTGAAAACCGACGCATAACAGCTCTTTGTACTTATTCCTCCGGCAAATTTGACACCGATGAAACTATATACGCGGCTTTGAGCCATCGATTTGTTCTGGTTAAAAAGGAAGGGAACTGGGAAAAAGTTGAAAACCCCAGGCTTAAAAAGGCGGAAGAGAGAGTTATCCAGCCCTCAGGGGAAGTAGAAACCAAAACAGAGGAAGAAAACGAGAACCTGAAGAAATTACTTGAAGAAAGGACAGTAGAGCTTACAGAAGCTTACAAGTCACTGAAAGTAAATGAAAAGCAATTTCTTCAAATCCGGAAAATGACTCATATCGGAAACTGGAAATGGGATATTTTGACCGGGGAATTACACTGGTCTGATGAAGTTTACAGGATTTTCGGACGTGACCCTGAGAGGTTCAAAGCAACCTGTGATGCCTTTTTAGGCTCCGTGCACCCTGATGACCGGGAATATTTGATTAATTCCATTAAGAAGGATTTTGATGAGCAGTTCCGGAATATTGATTATCGGATAGTCCTGCCTGACGGAGAAGAACGCACAGTCCGTACACGGGTAGAAATCACTTTTGATGAGGAAAACCAGCCTGTACGAGCCGAAGGAATAGTTCAGGATATTACGGAACTTAAAAGAATAGAAAAAGCTCTGCAAGAACGGGAAGAGCAGTACAGGGCTTTCTTCGAGAACAGCATGGATGCCGTTCTTTTCGCATCACCAGACGGGACTATCCATGCAGCCAATAAAGCCGCCTGTAAGACATTCGGAATGACCGAGAAAGAGATAATCAGGGCTGGCAGAAATGGAATAGTGGATCAATCTGATCCAAGGCTCAAACCTTCCCTTGAAGAGAGAAACAGCACAGGCAGGTTTAAAGGTGAAATCAATCACAAACGGAAAGATGGCACGATTTTTCCGGGGGAAGTGTCTACTGCGCTCTTCAAAGACAAAAACGGTCTTATGAAAATAGTTATAATTATCAGGGACATTACCGAACGCAAGAAGGCAGAAGAGGTTCTTCGGAAGAGTGAAGAACATTACCGAATGCTCTTTACAAATATGACAGAAGCTTTCTTCCTTGGAGAAATTATCCTTGACAGGGATGGTAAGCCCTATGATTATCGCTTCCTTGAGGTAAATCCAGCCTTTGAATTCCATGCAGGAGTAAAGGGAGAAAAGGTTCTGGGCAGGTCTCATCTGGAAGTATTCCAAAAAGCGGACCCGACAGTTATCGAAAAATACGGACAGGTGGCTTCTTCAGGCAAACCAGCTCATTTTGAATTTTTTACACATTTAACTAACAGGTTTCTCGATATTTATGCTTTCAGCCCTGAGAAAGGAAAGTTCGCAGCGATCTTCAGGGATATTACAGGGAGGAAGAAGATAGAAGAGAAAACTCGCCAGCGGGCAGAAGAGATGGAGACATTGATGGAAGTCACGCCTGTTGCCATCTGGATTGGCCATGACCCGCAATGCCATAACATAACAGGCAACAGGATGGCAAATGAGTTATATGAATCTGAAGTCGGAGAAAATGTCTCTGTGAATTCCAATCCTGTGCGGCGTTTCTTCAAGAATGGTCACGAATTGACTGTGGACGAGTTACCAATGCAGAAAGCCGCCCTTAAAGATATCAATGTGCGTGACGAAGAGATAGATGTACTGCTGCCGAGCGGAGAATTGAGGACTCTTCTGGGATCAGCCAGCCCGTTACATGATGCAGACGGCAATGTGCGCGGAAGTATTTCCGCATCTATAGATATTACTCAGAGGAAAAAAACAGAAACTGAACTGAAAGAAACCCTTGACAATTTAGAAAACCTGGTTAAAGGACGCACAGAAGAACTCGAGAAAGCTTACAGTTCCCTGAAGGAGAGCGAAAAAAGACTTGCCGAAGCTCAGAAGATGGCTCATATTGGGAACTGGGACTGGGATCTTGTAACTAACAAAATTTACGCATCTGATGAGATGTGTCGAATTTTTGGACTTGGCCCCCAGGAATTCGATGCAAATTACGAGGCATTTTTAAATTACGTGCATCCGGCCGATCGAGACCATATTAATGCAGTCTATAGGGCTGTATTAAACGGAAAAGAACTTGTTGGTATGGATTATAGAATAATCTCAGCTAATGGGCAGGAGCGCGTGGTCCACGGTCAGGGTGAAGTTACTTTTGACAGGGAAAATATTCCGGTCAGAATTAGAGGGACAGTCCAGGATATCACAGAACGTAAAAGAACAGAAAAAGCACTTGAGTTAAGCGAAGAAAGATATCGCATAATAGCCGAACAGACAGGGCAGCTTGTCTACGACTACAATGTTGAGGAAGACACCGCTGACTGGGCAGGAAATATAGAAGAAATTACAGGATATAATCCAGATAAGTTCAGAAACATGAACCTGCAGTCCTTAATATCCCTTATTCATCCCGAAGACGAGAAAAAATTTCTGGAAAAATATGAAAGATTTCGGACTTATGGAGGCACTTACAGGTCAGAGTACCGCTTTAAAAAAGAAAATGGGGAGTATATTTACGTTGAAGATCAGGGAGTTGGCTTGAAAGATGAAAAAGGTGAGATAAAAAGAATTCTTGGTACAATTAAGGACATTACTGAAAGAAAAAAGGCAGAAAAATCCCTTGCAAATATCGAGGCCGCACGCAAAAGGGAAATCCATCACCGCATTAAAAATAATCTTCAGGTCATCTCGTCTTTGCTTGATCTTCAGGCTGAAAAATTCAAAAACAAAAAAAATACTGGAGATGTTGACGTTCTCACAGCCTTAAAGGAAAGTCAGGATAGAGTAATGTCTATTGCTTTGATCCATGAAAAATTGCATGAGAGTAAAGGAACCGATAAACTGGATTTTTCTCCTTACCTTATGAAACTTGTTGAGAGCCTTTTCCAGACTTACAATCTTGGAAATAAAGATCTCAGCCTGGACATGGATCTTGAAGAGAATATTTTCTTTAATATTGATGTCGCAGTTCCTCTCGGGCTAATAGTCAACGAAATTGTTTCGAACTCTCTAAAATATGCATTCAGGGATAGAGATAGAGGAACGATCAGGATTAAACTCTGCAGGGAAGAGAATGAGAAACCAGAACACCAAAAACATGAAAACAGCAAAGGAGACCGTAAAAGCAGTATCAATAATTTTATTTTAGCAATCTCGGACAATGGTGCAGGCCTGCCTGAGAAGTTAAACGTGGAAAATGCAAGTACACTTGGGCTTCAAATCATAAATATCCTGGTAGAGCAGCTGGATGGAAAAATAGAGTTAAGCAGGAGTTCTGGAACTGAATTTACTATAAGGTTCCCGATAGCATAA
- a CDS encoding HD domain-containing protein gives MDLIEKTREFAATFQEGEPSSHDMSHINRVEALCMEIQKEEGGDLLILSLAALLHDVGVIKEHEEGGDHALYSSEIATEFLSRAGVEMKTVEAVAYCIQTHRFSGGKRPETVEARILQDADRLDALGAIGIFRSILAMGALRMLKHTTGLDKGSSKKTVYIEDPVEGFNEYMRYKPFTIPERLNTVTAKRIAGERLKIMHIYLEALNLEAGNGKHKP, from the coding sequence ATGGACCTTATAGAAAAAACGAGGGAATTTGCAGCCACTTTTCAGGAAGGAGAGCCCAGTTCCCACGATATGTCCCACATAAACCGCGTAGAAGCCCTCTGCATGGAAATCCAGAAAGAAGAGGGAGGAGACCTTCTCATTTTAAGTCTCGCCGCCCTTCTGCATGACGTTGGGGTTATCAAAGAACATGAAGAGGGGGGAGACCATGCTCTCTACAGTTCTGAGATAGCCACCGAGTTCCTGTCGAGGGCAGGCGTTGAAATGAAAACTGTTGAAGCTGTGGCATACTGTATCCAGACTCACAGATTCAGCGGGGGGAAACGCCCGGAAACAGTAGAAGCCAGGATCCTGCAGGATGCAGACAGGCTTGATGCCCTCGGCGCGATTGGGATTTTCAGGTCTATCCTGGCAATGGGAGCTCTCAGGATGCTGAAGCACACAACAGGGCTTGACAAAGGGAGTTCAAAAAAGACTGTATATATAGAGGATCCTGTTGAAGGTTTTAATGAATACATGCGCTACAAGCCTTTTACAATCCCCGAAAGGTTGAATACAGTCACGGCAAAGAGGATTGCAGGAGAAAGGCTGAAGATAATGCACATTTATCTTGAAGCTCTGAACCTTGAAGCTGGAAACGGCAAACATAAACCTTAA
- a CDS encoding adenosylhomocysteinase: protein MTEKELIESGNMKMEWARNHMPVLAIIREKFEKEKPLKGLKVGMALHVEAKTAVLVETLAAGGAQVAISGCNPLSTQDDVAAALDTRENINCFAKYGCCTGEYYEAIDRVLDIEPDITIDDGADLIFKLHKERQEMLPKILGGCEETTTGVHRLHAMEKDGALKMPVIAVNDAMTKYLFDNRYGTGQSAWDGINRTTNLLVAGKNVVVAGYGWCGRGVAMRATGLGASVIVTEIDPIRALEARMDGHRVMKMSEAAKIGDLFVTATGNRDILTADHFKVMKDGAILANSGHFNVEIDMEALDSLAKSTRTVRHNIKEYDIGNRRINVIAEGRLVNLAAGDGHPAEVMDMSFANQALCVRYIAENKLSSGVHGVPRELDTYVAKLKLESMGIATDELTSKQECYMSGWECGT, encoded by the coding sequence ATGACAGAAAAAGAACTCATAGAATCCGGAAACATGAAAATGGAATGGGCAAGAAACCACATGCCCGTTCTTGCAATCATCAGAGAAAAGTTTGAGAAAGAAAAACCCCTCAAAGGGCTCAAAGTAGGAATGGCACTGCACGTGGAAGCGAAAACCGCAGTCCTTGTCGAGACTCTCGCTGCTGGAGGTGCACAGGTAGCAATTTCAGGTTGCAACCCCCTGAGCACACAGGATGATGTGGCAGCTGCTTTAGATACTCGAGAAAACATAAACTGTTTTGCTAAGTACGGGTGCTGCACGGGCGAATATTACGAAGCAATTGACAGAGTCCTTGATATTGAGCCTGACATCACAATCGACGATGGTGCAGACCTGATTTTTAAGCTTCACAAAGAAAGGCAGGAAATGCTTCCGAAAATCCTCGGAGGCTGCGAAGAGACCACCACAGGGGTACACAGGCTTCATGCCATGGAAAAAGACGGCGCACTCAAGATGCCGGTAATAGCAGTAAACGATGCCATGACCAAGTACCTTTTTGACAACCGCTACGGGACAGGCCAGTCAGCATGGGACGGTATAAACCGTACTACAAACCTGCTTGTTGCAGGCAAGAATGTTGTTGTTGCAGGCTACGGCTGGTGCGGGCGCGGGGTTGCAATGCGGGCTACAGGCCTTGGAGCAAGCGTAATCGTCACTGAAATAGATCCCATAAGAGCCCTTGAGGCAAGAATGGACGGGCACAGGGTTATGAAAATGTCAGAGGCTGCAAAAATCGGGGACCTCTTTGTCACTGCAACAGGAAACCGCGATATCCTCACAGCAGACCACTTTAAGGTAATGAAAGACGGGGCAATTTTAGCAAACTCAGGCCACTTCAATGTGGAAATTGACATGGAAGCCCTTGATTCTCTTGCAAAATCCACACGGACTGTCAGGCATAATATCAAAGAATATGACATTGGCAACAGGCGCATTAATGTGATCGCAGAAGGAAGACTCGTAAACCTGGCTGCGGGCGACGGGCACCCTGCCGAGGTTATGGATATGAGTTTTGCAAACCAGGCCCTCTGTGTCCGTTATATTGCAGAAAATAAGCTTTCGAGCGGAGTCCACGGGGTCCCGAGAGAACTTGATACCTATGTTGCAAAACTGAAGCTTGAGTCTATGGGCATAGCCACCGATGAGCTTACTTCCAAGCAGGAATGCTACATGAGCGGCTGGGAATGTGGAACGTAA
- a CDS encoding pantoate kinase produces the protein MYTYESEGADFFAKAYAPGHITGFFQIHEHNDPHRKGSTGCGIVLNGGVTTEVKVGKSVENTEIFLNGKKVEGKTTRTVVEMMTDEPVRVKSWAEIPVGCGFGASGAGALGAAYALNRALSLNRTVNGLTEYSHVAEVVNRSGLGDVAAQSSGGVVIRLHPGGPQFGSVDRIPAPEARVFCIVLGEISTDSVLADETAAGKINAAGKAAMLELLKTPTLENFMHQAKNFASSTGLMSSTAQDVIEAAYANGGLASQAMLGDTVFAVAPYSQEFPLYEALQEFGQVLEYGISTCIPRLLYD, from the coding sequence ATGTATACATACGAGAGTGAAGGGGCAGACTTTTTCGCAAAAGCATATGCTCCAGGGCATATCACAGGTTTTTTTCAGATCCATGAGCATAACGACCCCCACCGCAAAGGATCTACAGGCTGCGGAATTGTTCTCAACGGAGGAGTTACGACCGAAGTAAAGGTCGGGAAATCCGTGGAAAATACCGAGATATTCCTCAATGGAAAAAAAGTTGAAGGCAAAACCACCCGCACGGTTGTGGAAATGATGACAGATGAGCCTGTAAGGGTGAAAAGCTGGGCAGAAATCCCTGTAGGGTGCGGGTTCGGAGCATCCGGGGCAGGAGCTCTCGGGGCAGCTTACGCTCTTAACAGGGCACTTTCCTTGAACAGGACTGTAAACGGCCTGACAGAATACTCTCACGTAGCTGAAGTTGTCAACCGCAGCGGACTTGGGGATGTTGCTGCCCAGTCCAGCGGCGGAGTGGTAATCAGGCTGCATCCCGGAGGACCACAGTTTGGAAGCGTGGACAGGATTCCTGCCCCTGAAGCAAGGGTTTTCTGTATTGTACTTGGAGAGATTTCTACGGATTCTGTTCTGGCAGACGAGACTGCTGCAGGAAAAATCAATGCCGCAGGCAAAGCTGCAATGCTCGAGCTGCTTAAAACCCCGACTCTTGAAAACTTTATGCATCAAGCGAAAAATTTTGCCAGCAGCACAGGACTTATGAGCAGCACGGCACAGGACGTTATTGAGGCTGCATATGCAAATGGGGGGCTGGCTTCTCAGGCAATGCTCGGGGATACTGTCTTTGCAGTCGCCCCTTACAGCCAGGAGTTTCCCCTTTACGAAGCCCTTCAGGAGTTTGGCCAGGTTCTGGAATACGGCATCAGCACCTGTATACCCAGATTACTCTATGACTGA